A single genomic interval of Haloterrigena salifodinae harbors:
- the katG gene encoding catalase/peroxidase HPI produces MTWSNQDWWPDLLRVDILDDNTVDASPYGEDFDYAEAFQQLDYEAVKADIEDVMTTSQEWWPADYGHYGPLFIRMAWHSAGTYRTLDGRAGASGGLQRLPPESSWPDNVNLDKARRLLQPVKRKYGRKLSWADLMVLAGNVALESMGFETYGFAGGREDAFKSNEAVEWGPETEWETTSPERFREGEDVGDLKDPLANTVMGLIYVNPEGPYGEPDLEGSAKNIREEFQRMAMTDEETVALIAGGHTFGKVHGADDPDKNLGPEPEAAPVDLQGLGWQHEGSEDKIGGLDVISSGIEGPWNATPIQWDTGYVDNLLDYEWEPHKGPGGAWQWRAKDEDEVEPAPDAQDSSETQLPMMLTTDVALKHDPDFREVLERFRENPNEFRESFAKAWFKLLHRDMGPPERYLGPEVPEETMIWQDPVPDVDRELVGEDEIDELEAEILDSDLSIPQLVKTAWASASTYRESDKRGGANGARIRLEPQRNWEVNEPAKLETVLETYEEIRSEFNRTRSDDVTVSLADLIVLGGNVAVEQAAADAGYDIEIPFEPGRTDASQEQTDVDSFEALEPKADGFRNYLGGEYDDLYDSPEERLVDHAHLLTLSVPEMTVLAGGMRSLGATYGESGRSAFTDDPGVLTNDFFANLLDMEYDWEPISEDGERFEIRERDGGDVEWEATRFDLIFGSNARLRALADAYGADDGEEEFVRDFVDAWKKVMTLDRFDLE; encoded by the coding sequence GTGACTTGGTCCAACCAAGACTGGTGGCCGGATCTGCTGAGAGTAGACATTCTCGACGATAACACCGTGGACGCCAGTCCGTACGGTGAGGACTTCGACTACGCGGAGGCGTTCCAGCAACTCGATTACGAGGCGGTGAAAGCGGACATCGAGGACGTGATGACGACCTCTCAGGAGTGGTGGCCGGCCGACTACGGCCACTACGGCCCGCTTTTCATCCGGATGGCGTGGCACAGCGCGGGGACGTATCGCACGCTCGACGGTCGGGCCGGCGCGTCCGGCGGCCTCCAACGCCTCCCGCCGGAGAGCAGTTGGCCGGACAACGTCAACCTCGATAAGGCCCGCCGGCTGCTTCAGCCGGTCAAGCGGAAGTACGGACGCAAGCTCTCGTGGGCCGACCTGATGGTCCTCGCCGGGAACGTCGCCCTCGAGTCGATGGGCTTCGAGACGTACGGCTTCGCCGGCGGCCGTGAGGACGCATTCAAGTCCAACGAGGCCGTCGAGTGGGGTCCCGAAACGGAGTGGGAGACGACCTCGCCCGAGCGCTTCCGCGAGGGGGAAGACGTCGGCGACCTCAAGGACCCGCTCGCGAACACTGTGATGGGGCTCATCTACGTGAACCCCGAGGGGCCGTACGGCGAACCGGACCTCGAGGGCTCCGCGAAGAACATCCGCGAGGAGTTCCAACGCATGGCGATGACCGACGAGGAGACCGTAGCGCTCATCGCCGGCGGCCACACCTTCGGGAAGGTCCACGGCGCCGACGACCCCGACAAGAACCTCGGACCCGAACCCGAAGCGGCCCCCGTCGATCTGCAGGGCCTCGGCTGGCAACACGAAGGCAGCGAGGACAAGATCGGCGGGCTCGACGTCATCTCGAGCGGTATCGAAGGGCCGTGGAACGCCACGCCGATCCAGTGGGACACGGGGTACGTCGACAACCTGCTCGATTACGAGTGGGAGCCTCACAAGGGGCCCGGCGGTGCGTGGCAGTGGCGGGCGAAAGACGAAGACGAGGTCGAGCCCGCGCCGGACGCACAGGACTCGTCGGAGACCCAACTGCCGATGATGCTGACGACGGACGTCGCCCTGAAACACGACCCCGACTTCCGAGAGGTGCTGGAACGCTTCCGGGAGAACCCCAACGAGTTTCGGGAGTCGTTCGCGAAGGCGTGGTTCAAGCTCCTCCACCGCGACATGGGGCCGCCCGAGCGGTACCTCGGGCCGGAGGTCCCCGAGGAGACGATGATCTGGCAGGATCCCGTCCCCGACGTCGACCGCGAACTGGTCGGTGAGGACGAGATCGACGAACTCGAGGCGGAGATCCTCGATTCTGACCTCTCGATCCCGCAACTGGTCAAGACCGCGTGGGCGTCGGCGTCGACCTACCGCGAGAGCGACAAACGCGGCGGCGCGAACGGCGCGCGGATCCGCCTCGAACCACAGCGAAACTGGGAGGTCAACGAGCCCGCGAAACTGGAGACGGTACTCGAGACCTACGAGGAGATTCGGTCCGAGTTCAACCGCACCCGCTCCGACGACGTGACGGTTTCGCTGGCCGACCTGATCGTGCTGGGGGGCAACGTGGCCGTCGAACAGGCAGCGGCCGATGCCGGCTACGATATCGAGATTCCGTTCGAACCGGGCCGCACGGACGCCTCACAGGAGCAGACCGACGTCGACTCCTTCGAGGCGCTCGAGCCGAAGGCCGACGGCTTCCGGAACTATCTCGGCGGCGAGTACGACGACCTGTACGACTCGCCCGAGGAGCGGCTGGTAGACCACGCGCACCTCCTGACCCTGTCGGTACCCGAGATGACGGTGCTGGCCGGTGGCATGCGTTCGTTGGGTGCGACCTACGGGGAGTCCGGTCGCAGCGCCTTTACCGACGACCCCGGCGTCCTGACGAACGATTTCTTCGCGAACCTGCTCGATATGGAGTACGATTGGGAGCCGATCTCGGAGGACGGCGAACGCTTCGAGATCCGCGAGCGCGACGGCGGCGATGTCGAGTGGGAAGCCACCCGCTTCGACCTCATCTTCGGCTCGAACGCTCGGCTTCGAGCGCTTGCGGACGCCTACGGCGCCGACGACGGCGAGGAAGAATTCGTCCGTGACTTCGTAGACGCCTGG
- a CDS encoding amidohydrolase family protein, with protein MERTGTILRGREFEPIEGRVVIGDDGRIEAIEETTVESEDIILPAFVNAHTHIGDSIAKEAGGGLSLEELVAPPDGLKHRLLRQASQEELAAAMRRSLQFMQKSGTTACLEFREGGVEGVETLERAADGLEIDPIAFARGSIDAMHAGDGFGASGANDANFDTEREATREAGKPFGIHAGEVDETDIDPALDLEPEFLVHMVHPEPDHLDRVAEQEVPIVVCPRSNLVTDVGLSPYAELSERTTLALGTDNVMLNSPSMFREMEFLAKLSELSATEILRIATINGAEIADLEYGLVEPGREARLLVLDGDSHNLAGARDPVRAVVRRAGVDDVREVVFGSATV; from the coding sequence ATGGAACGAACGGGAACGATCCTCCGAGGTCGCGAGTTCGAGCCCATCGAGGGCCGCGTCGTGATCGGCGACGACGGCCGGATCGAGGCGATCGAAGAGACCACCGTCGAGAGCGAGGACATCATCCTGCCGGCGTTCGTCAACGCCCACACGCACATCGGCGACTCGATTGCGAAGGAAGCGGGCGGCGGACTCTCCCTCGAGGAACTCGTCGCGCCGCCGGACGGGCTGAAACACCGTTTGTTGCGACAGGCGTCCCAAGAGGAACTCGCCGCTGCAATGCGTCGCTCGCTGCAGTTCATGCAGAAATCGGGCACCACGGCCTGCCTCGAGTTCCGCGAGGGCGGCGTCGAGGGCGTCGAGACGCTCGAACGGGCCGCTGACGGCCTCGAGATCGATCCGATCGCCTTCGCCCGCGGCTCGATCGACGCGATGCACGCGGGCGACGGGTTCGGCGCGAGCGGCGCTAACGACGCCAATTTCGACACCGAACGCGAGGCGACCCGCGAGGCGGGCAAACCCTTCGGGATCCACGCCGGCGAGGTCGACGAAACCGACATCGATCCCGCGCTGGACCTCGAACCGGAGTTTCTGGTCCACATGGTCCACCCCGAACCGGACCACCTGGACCGGGTCGCCGAACAGGAGGTCCCGATCGTCGTCTGTCCGCGGTCGAACCTCGTGACCGACGTCGGGCTGTCGCCGTACGCGGAACTGAGCGAGCGGACGACGCTCGCGCTCGGCACGGACAACGTGATGCTCAACTCGCCGTCGATGTTCCGGGAGATGGAGTTCCTCGCCAAGCTGTCGGAGCTGTCGGCTACCGAAATCCTCCGGATAGCCACAATCAACGGGGCCGAGATCGCCGACCTCGAGTACGGACTCGTCGAACCGGGCAGGGAGGCCCGGCTGCTGGTCCTCGACGGCGACTCGCACAACCTCGCGGGGGCGCGAGATCCGGTCCGGGCCGTGGTCCGACGGGCCGGCGTCGACGACGTCCGCGAGGTCGTCTTCGGTTCCGCGACCGTCTGA
- a CDS encoding universal stress protein, translating to MYDCILVPTDGSPEVEHALEYAFDLARAHDATVRAIYVVNVAGYGGLPMETALEGVAEALHEEGKRAISRVEDLAPDDVDVETEIFEGSPSRIIVDQAQPGECDLVVMGTHGRAGIDRLLLGSVTERVVRRAPVPVLAVHVDPTDDEGTRRDRKRVAVE from the coding sequence ATGTACGACTGTATTCTCGTTCCGACCGACGGCTCGCCGGAGGTGGAACATGCTCTCGAGTATGCGTTCGATCTGGCCCGGGCTCACGATGCCACGGTGCGAGCGATCTACGTCGTCAACGTCGCCGGCTACGGGGGCCTCCCGATGGAGACCGCACTGGAGGGCGTCGCTGAAGCCCTCCACGAGGAGGGAAAGCGAGCGATCAGTCGGGTCGAGGACCTCGCGCCGGACGACGTTGACGTCGAGACGGAGATCTTCGAGGGATCGCCGAGCCGCATCATCGTCGATCAGGCCCAGCCGGGGGAGTGCGACCTCGTCGTCATGGGAACGCACGGCCGGGCCGGCATCGACCGACTCCTGCTCGGCAGCGTCACCGAACGCGTCGTCCGCCGCGCGCCGGTACCGGTGCTGGCGGTCCACGTCGACCCGACCGACGACGAGGGGACCCGCCGGGATCGAAAACGCGTCGCCGTCGAGTAA
- a CDS encoding biotin--[acetyl-CoA-carboxylase] ligase, producing the protein MNETRRAILEALSNGPVSGPELAESLDVSRAAVWKQIDGLRDAGFEIESGPTGYELVAVEAYTGPAVEFGLEAPFSVEYHETIGSTNNRARELAAEGAADVAVLANEQIGSRGRLDREWSSPPGGVWVSVVSRPTITPAKAPLYTLAAAVAIARAAREAGVDARIKWPNDVVVPVGDDGDYRKLAGILTEMEGETDRVDWIVPGIGVNANVDADALPEGATSIRDEAGDVDRRRFVQRLLEEFDDYRSDLETVVPAWRDLALTLGQRVRVDRPAGEVVGEAVDITDSGALVIETDDGRQTVSAGDCEHLRPV; encoded by the coding sequence ATGAACGAGACGCGACGTGCGATCCTCGAGGCGCTGTCCAATGGGCCGGTCTCCGGGCCGGAGCTGGCCGAGTCGCTGGACGTCTCGCGGGCGGCCGTCTGGAAACAGATCGACGGCCTCCGCGACGCCGGGTTCGAGATCGAGAGCGGGCCGACCGGCTACGAACTGGTCGCCGTCGAGGCGTACACCGGGCCGGCCGTCGAGTTCGGCCTCGAGGCACCGTTTTCGGTCGAGTACCACGAGACGATCGGAAGCACCAACAATCGCGCGCGCGAACTCGCCGCGGAGGGCGCCGCCGACGTGGCCGTGCTGGCCAACGAGCAGATCGGCAGTCGCGGCCGGCTCGATCGTGAGTGGTCGTCGCCCCCGGGCGGCGTCTGGGTGAGCGTCGTCTCGCGGCCGACGATCACGCCCGCGAAGGCGCCGCTGTACACGCTCGCGGCCGCGGTCGCGATCGCTCGAGCGGCCCGCGAGGCTGGCGTCGACGCGCGGATCAAGTGGCCGAACGACGTGGTCGTCCCGGTCGGAGACGACGGCGACTACCGGAAACTCGCGGGCATCCTCACCGAGATGGAAGGCGAGACGGACCGTGTCGACTGGATCGTTCCTGGAATCGGCGTTAACGCCAACGTAGACGCCGACGCGCTGCCGGAGGGGGCAACGAGCATCCGCGACGAGGCGGGCGACGTCGACCGCCGACGGTTCGTCCAGCGGCTGCTCGAGGAGTTCGACGACTACCGGAGCGACCTCGAGACCGTCGTGCCGGCGTGGCGCGACCTTGCGCTGACGCTAGGCCAGCGCGTCAGGGTCGATCGGCCCGCAGGCGAGGTTGTCGGCGAGGCGGTCGATATCACCGACTCCGGGGCGCTCGTAATCGAGACGGACGACGGGCGGCAGACGGTCTCGGCGGGAGACTGCGAACACTTGCGACCGGTCTGA
- a CDS encoding helix-turn-helix domain-containing protein, protein MMGRGQGENRVVEVEFRVDDPSYPFVDVSRTADCRLDLEVLFPHSDGGFVEYFTVEDAPPKRVLKPINETDTVDANLVARHDDGGRVRLHVRDDCVAITVVEFGAIPRTVEAEGGDGRVVVEVASKSDAAELVDRLEREHPTVTVDDCRDRRRSTPLFARHDFTQSVVETLTDRQREVFLTAYMNGFYDWPRKHEASELAAKLEIAPATFSQHLRAAEGKIFSSLLDTDDENVFIE, encoded by the coding sequence ATGATGGGCCGAGGTCAGGGCGAGAACCGCGTCGTCGAAGTCGAGTTCCGCGTCGACGATCCGTCGTATCCGTTCGTCGACGTGTCGCGGACGGCGGACTGCCGGCTCGATCTCGAGGTTCTCTTTCCCCACTCAGACGGCGGGTTCGTCGAGTACTTTACCGTCGAGGACGCCCCGCCGAAGCGAGTACTGAAACCGATCAACGAGACCGACACGGTCGACGCAAACCTCGTCGCTCGGCACGACGACGGCGGGCGAGTACGGCTTCACGTTCGCGACGACTGCGTCGCGATCACCGTCGTCGAGTTCGGGGCGATTCCGCGGACCGTCGAAGCCGAGGGCGGTGACGGGCGGGTCGTCGTGGAGGTCGCTTCGAAGTCGGACGCCGCGGAGCTCGTCGATCGGCTCGAACGGGAGCATCCAACCGTAACCGTCGACGACTGTCGCGATCGGCGGCGATCGACGCCGCTCTTTGCGCGTCACGACTTCACCCAGTCCGTCGTCGAGACGCTCACCGACAGACAACGAGAAGTATTTCTGACGGCCTACATGAACGGCTTCTACGACTGGCCGCGGAAGCACGAGGCCAGCGAACTCGCCGCAAAGCTGGAGATCGCGCCGGCCACCTTCTCACAGCACCTCCGGGCCGCCGAAGGGAAGATCTTCAGTTCGCTCCTCGATACCGATGACGAGAACGTGTTTATCGAGTAA
- a CDS encoding tyrosine--tRNA ligase, which produces MDTYDLITRNAEEVVTDEEVRELAADPGGKRAYVGYEPSGVLHLGHLLTANKLIDLQEAGMEVVVLLADVHAYLNGKGTFEEIRDTAEQMKAQFIAYGLDEESTEFVYGSEFQLDEEYTLDLHELELSTTMNRAQRAMAEIQGDETAKVSHLVYPLMQTLDIEYLDLDLAVGGLDQRKVHMLAREKLPEVDYEVRPALHTPIVADLTSGEGKMSSSEGITISMEDSTEDVEEKVNSAYCPPTRDPEPDEDGNERENPVLELFEYHVFPRFEEIVVERPEKYGGDLTYETYESLAADLESGELHPADAKGTLASYLDELIAPGREKLRELRE; this is translated from the coding sequence ATGGATACCTACGACCTGATCACCCGGAACGCCGAGGAGGTCGTGACCGACGAGGAGGTGCGCGAACTGGCCGCCGATCCCGGGGGCAAACGCGCCTACGTCGGTTACGAGCCCTCCGGCGTGCTCCATCTCGGCCACCTGCTGACGGCGAACAAGCTCATCGACCTCCAGGAGGCCGGCATGGAGGTCGTCGTCCTGCTGGCGGACGTCCATGCCTACCTCAACGGGAAGGGCACCTTCGAGGAGATCCGCGATACCGCCGAGCAGATGAAGGCCCAGTTCATCGCCTACGGGCTCGACGAGGAATCGACGGAGTTCGTCTACGGCTCTGAGTTCCAGCTCGATGAGGAGTACACCCTCGATCTCCACGAACTCGAGCTCTCGACGACGATGAACCGGGCTCAGCGTGCGATGGCCGAGATTCAGGGCGACGAGACGGCGAAGGTAAGCCACCTCGTCTACCCGTTGATGCAGACGCTCGACATCGAGTACCTCGACCTCGATCTGGCCGTCGGCGGACTCGACCAGCGCAAGGTCCACATGCTCGCCCGCGAGAAGCTGCCAGAGGTCGACTACGAGGTTCGGCCCGCCCTCCACACCCCCATCGTCGCCGACCTCACCAGCGGCGAGGGGAAGATGTCCTCGAGCGAGGGGATCACCATTTCGATGGAAGACTCGACGGAGGACGTAGAGGAGAAGGTCAACTCGGCGTACTGTCCGCCGACCCGCGATCCCGAGCCCGACGAGGACGGCAACGAACGCGAGAACCCCGTCCTCGAACTGTTCGAGTACCACGTCTTCCCGCGCTTCGAGGAGATCGTCGTCGAGCGCCCCGAGAAGTACGGCGGCGATCTGACCTACGAGACCTACGAGTCGCTGGCCGCGGACCTCGAGTCCGGCGAACTCCACCCCGCCGACGCGAAGGGGACGCTGGCGAGCTACCTCGATGAGCTGATCGCGCCGGGCCGCGAGAAGCTCCGCGAGCTTCGGGAGTAA
- a CDS encoding HalOD1 output domain-containing protein encodes MPGSIDPSDDDVVTRRTLDTSRDAPAIGLVEIVADVDGTDAMELTPIYDRADDLVADLFESPPEPAAAAKLEFSYQGYRITVRQDGTVVIRDPSE; translated from the coding sequence ATGCCCGGGTCGATCGATCCGTCCGACGACGACGTCGTCACGCGCCGAACCCTCGACACCTCGCGAGACGCCCCGGCGATCGGGCTCGTCGAGATCGTCGCCGACGTCGATGGAACCGACGCGATGGAGCTCACACCGATCTACGATCGGGCCGACGATCTGGTCGCCGACCTCTTCGAGTCGCCGCCCGAACCCGCCGCCGCCGCGAAACTCGAGTTTTCCTACCAGGGATACCGAATCACCGTTCGACAGGACGGCACCGTCGTGATCCGGGACCCGTCGGAGTAG
- a CDS encoding 4-phosphopantoate--beta-alanine ligase: MTDYDTVSAEVDHEEEIPEDHPRYQDLLTRHRIEKGVEKGITHLQGMHAEGRGSAFDYLLGEETIPSADAAERAAAAHLLLADRPVLSINGNVAALVPGEMAELADATGADLEVNLFNRTEERIQAIADHLREHGAEDVKGLEADASIPNLDHQRAKVDEDGIYAADVVLVPLEDGDRAEALDEMGKTEIVIDLNPLSRSPQVADVPIVDNIIRAVPNVTAHARELADADESELEAIVEEFDREAALEEAEERIRSGDL, from the coding sequence GTGACAGACTACGACACCGTCTCCGCGGAGGTCGACCACGAGGAGGAAATCCCGGAGGACCATCCGCGATACCAGGACCTGCTCACCCGCCACCGTATCGAGAAGGGCGTCGAGAAGGGCATCACCCACCTGCAGGGGATGCACGCCGAGGGTCGGGGCAGCGCCTTCGACTACTTGCTCGGCGAGGAGACGATTCCCAGCGCCGACGCTGCCGAACGCGCCGCCGCGGCCCACCTCCTGCTGGCTGACCGGCCCGTGCTCTCGATCAACGGCAACGTCGCCGCACTCGTCCCCGGCGAGATGGCCGAACTCGCCGACGCGACCGGGGCCGACCTCGAGGTCAACCTCTTCAACCGGACCGAGGAGCGCATTCAGGCGATCGCCGATCACCTCCGCGAGCACGGCGCCGAGGACGTGAAGGGCCTCGAGGCCGACGCGAGCATCCCGAACTTGGACCACCAGCGCGCGAAGGTCGACGAGGACGGCATCTACGCGGCCGACGTCGTGCTCGTCCCGCTCGAGGACGGCGACCGCGCCGAGGCCTTAGACGAGATGGGCAAGACCGAGATCGTGATCGACCTCAACCCGCTCTCGCGGTCGCCCCAGGTCGCCGACGTGCCGATCGTCGATAACATCATCCGCGCCGTGCCGAACGTGACCGCACACGCCCGAGAGTTGGCCGACGCCGACGAGTCGGAACTCGAGGCGATCGTCGAGGAATTCGATCGCGAGGCGGCCCTCGAGGAGGCCGAGGAACGGATTCGATCGGGCGACCTGTAG
- a CDS encoding DUF1508 domain-containing protein: MSSPSEIHQNLFRLYEHYVGEPDSSKDVYGYWVFIVGYLLGAAGIFTYVIGYAGSAGSYTLIRISGITAATGLALCLFGIVLMLPVRRIGIYASALGLLVALGGVVFFGWAYPNNWRDLGTDYSVQVISVYTLGIGLIAGVTALVPILTGQKGMFVEEEGATDDPEIMTGDAMEGAQFAVFRDEDGDWQWHVLHLEALAASNDSAVTRPEATESIERVQSQISSAGLMELTTSAFRLYEDRDGTWQWTLARDDGSVVGASTGEFEERDGAENSVSFLKDRGPEADVIEIEGAAFTYEERRDQWYWQLVDDERTPLASTDTGHRTQEAAEEAAQTFAERFDRARLLDVEHVGVELVERAGNWTWRFVDDRDEVVATASDAYDSRRDAEAAAEALLPALESAAVTVAGEPTYECYESGSQWRWRLVDESEHVVARSPTETTARGAVEAGADRFGDHVRDADVVEIDDAEYEIYPAENELSAAADDGDDLPAAVDEAMADGGTELEFDEVADQTPPGPDWNWRLVTEDRDVVAASTEPHPDAESATEAIERVRQQASEADLIEFEHAAFQVYEADDGEWRWRLIDEDGNVLADSGEEHTSRGEAAEAMMTLKEQAPEAELLEIETAAFELFVNEDDEWGWRLIDEAGKLVAEDPATHPTRGAARQAMNRLLEHLDSDVRTMDDAIFQPYADEDWQWRFVLPSGETVAEAGETHATRDELVADLDDVRESAASARTHAIGEVAVQLYDSGGWHWRLLDRDREEVADSTVTYDDRDGAVGGVEALQTHVADAPIFAIEDAAIRLDRDDGWSWELVDREREVIASAVGAGASKAAVLDDIESVRQLAPMAGRVDFDVASFELVADEDGRWQWRLIDEDGRTIASGTEAHASTEAARAALEDVCELIAEASILEIDSVSFELHTAEGGDGWVWQLIDEYGTTMAESTQTYENRTEAREAMNDVKAHAPDGWITFTE; this comes from the coding sequence ATGTCTTCCCCGAGTGAAATTCACCAAAACTTGTTTCGGCTGTACGAACACTACGTCGGTGAACCCGACTCGAGCAAGGACGTCTACGGCTACTGGGTGTTCATCGTGGGCTACCTGCTCGGAGCGGCCGGCATTTTTACCTACGTCATCGGCTACGCCGGTAGCGCGGGCTCGTACACCCTGATCAGAATCTCCGGCATCACCGCGGCGACGGGGCTAGCGCTCTGTCTGTTCGGCATCGTCTTGATGCTCCCGGTGCGCAGGATCGGGATCTACGCGAGCGCGCTCGGACTGCTGGTCGCACTCGGCGGCGTCGTCTTTTTCGGCTGGGCCTACCCCAACAACTGGCGGGATCTGGGAACCGACTACAGCGTTCAGGTCATCTCCGTCTACACGCTCGGGATCGGACTGATCGCGGGTGTCACCGCTCTCGTTCCCATTCTGACTGGCCAGAAGGGGATGTTCGTCGAGGAGGAGGGGGCGACCGACGATCCGGAGATCATGACCGGCGACGCGATGGAGGGTGCCCAGTTCGCCGTCTTCCGCGACGAGGACGGCGACTGGCAGTGGCACGTCCTCCACCTCGAGGCGCTGGCGGCGAGCAACGACAGCGCGGTCACGCGACCCGAGGCGACCGAGAGCATCGAGCGCGTCCAGTCCCAGATCAGCTCCGCGGGGCTGATGGAACTGACCACTTCCGCGTTCCGACTCTACGAGGATCGCGACGGTACCTGGCAGTGGACGCTGGCTCGCGACGACGGCAGCGTCGTCGGCGCCAGCACCGGCGAGTTCGAGGAACGCGACGGCGCCGAAAACTCGGTCAGCTTCCTCAAGGACCGCGGTCCGGAGGCCGACGTCATCGAAATCGAGGGCGCGGCGTTCACCTATGAGGAACGGCGCGACCAGTGGTACTGGCAACTGGTCGACGACGAGCGAACGCCGCTGGCCTCGACCGATACCGGCCACCGAACGCAGGAGGCCGCCGAAGAGGCCGCACAGACGTTCGCCGAGCGGTTCGACCGGGCTCGCTTGCTCGATGTCGAGCACGTCGGCGTCGAACTCGTCGAGCGCGCCGGGAACTGGACGTGGCGGTTCGTCGACGACCGCGACGAAGTCGTCGCAACTGCCTCCGACGCCTACGACTCCCGCCGGGACGCCGAGGCGGCCGCCGAAGCGCTGCTCCCCGCGCTCGAGTCGGCCGCCGTCACGGTCGCTGGGGAGCCGACCTACGAGTGCTACGAGTCGGGCTCGCAGTGGCGCTGGCGGCTCGTCGACGAGTCCGAACACGTCGTCGCCCGGAGTCCGACCGAGACGACGGCCCGCGGGGCCGTCGAAGCGGGCGCCGATCGGTTCGGCGACCACGTCCGCGACGCCGATGTCGTCGAAATCGACGACGCGGAATACGAGATCTACCCCGCGGAAAACGAACTATCGGCCGCCGCGGACGACGGTGACGATCTCCCGGCGGCGGTCGACGAGGCGATGGCCGACGGTGGCACCGAACTCGAGTTCGACGAGGTGGCGGACCAGACGCCGCCCGGTCCCGACTGGAACTGGCGGCTCGTCACGGAGGACCGCGACGTCGTCGCCGCGAGCACCGAGCCCCACCCCGACGCCGAGTCGGCGACCGAGGCCATCGAGCGCGTTCGCCAGCAGGCCAGCGAGGCCGATCTCATCGAGTTCGAACACGCCGCGTTCCAGGTCTACGAGGCCGACGACGGCGAGTGGCGCTGGCGGCTCATCGACGAGGACGGCAACGTGCTGGCCGACAGCGGGGAGGAACACACCTCCCGCGGCGAGGCCGCCGAAGCGATGATGACGCTCAAGGAACAGGCCCCGGAGGCCGAACTGCTCGAGATCGAGACCGCCGCCTTCGAACTGTTCGTCAACGAGGACGACGAGTGGGGCTGGCGGCTCATCGACGAGGCCGGCAAACTCGTCGCCGAAGATCCCGCGACCCACCCCACCCGCGGCGCCGCCCGCCAGGCGATGAACCGACTGCTCGAGCACCTCGATTCGGACGTCCGGACGATGGACGACGCGATCTTCCAGCCCTACGCGGACGAGGACTGGCAGTGGCGTTTCGTTCTGCCCTCGGGCGAGACCGTCGCGGAGGCCGGGGAAACCCACGCCACCCGGGACGAACTCGTCGCGGACTTAGACGACGTTCGCGAGTCGGCCGCGTCGGCCCGCACACACGCGATCGGCGAGGTCGCCGTCCAGCTCTACGACAGCGGCGGCTGGCACTGGCGGCTGCTCGACCGTGACCGCGAGGAGGTCGCCGACTCGACGGTCACCTACGACGACCGCGACGGCGCCGTCGGCGGGGTCGAAGCGCTGCAGACCCACGTCGCCGACGCGCCTATCTTCGCCATCGAGGACGCCGCGATCCGACTGGACCGCGACGACGGCTGGTCGTGGGAACTCGTCGACCGCGAGCGCGAAGTGATCGCGAGCGCGGTCGGCGCAGGGGCGTCCAAGGCCGCCGTGCTCGACGATATCGAATCCGTGCGCCAGCTGGCGCCGATGGCCGGCCGCGTCGACTTCGACGTCGCCTCGTTCGAACTGGTCGCCGACGAGGACGGCCGCTGGCAGTGGCGGCTCATCGACGAGGACGGCCGCACCATCGCGAGCGGCACCGAAGCGCACGCGTCGACCGAAGCCGCCCGCGCGGCCCTCGAGGACGTCTGCGAACTGATCGCCGAGGCGAGCATCCTCGAGATCGACAGCGTCTCCTTCGAACTCCACACCGCCGAGGGTGGCGACGGCTGGGTCTGGCAGCTGATCGACGAGTACGGGACGACGATGGCCGAGAGCACCCAGACCTACGAGAACCGCACCGAGGCTCGCGAGGCGATGAACGACGTGAAAGCCCACGCGCCTGACGGCTGGATCACCTTCACGGAGTAA